From Gimesia panareensis, the proteins below share one genomic window:
- a CDS encoding SpoIIE family protein phosphatase, whose product MLRPIQHTSSISAESGTAVAILQILKGKVPEQIIELSGERVIMGRHPNCEIVLDNVAVSRYHAQILESHGFYYLEDLHSRNGTLLNGTVIEGRTELHENDTISICDIQMQFLVEYEPSPEFLDSAIQQTLEVSNQSLQENQQLALDEEPAEGVLDGSSIISQLDLNTSSQLRISVKPEVKLHAVLEISQILSRALKLDEVLPRILDGLFKIFAQADQGFIMLQSPERKKLIVKATKARRREDEDSIRISTTIVRQAIMSGSAILSADAVEDDRFKMSESITSLRIRSMMCVPLMSQGGDVLGVIQIATRDIGQQFNKDDLDVMVAIAQQASLAVENAKLHEDLVKQRDIERDLEFAHQIQLGLLPHNRPKYKEYEFYDYYESAQSVGGDYFDYIELPGGKLAVTLGDVAGKGVPAAILMARLYASARYHILSRNTADKALAELNAEIASSGVGLRFITFILAVLDPKKHTVSIVNAGHMAPLLRIAGKGTVKPVAQEKSGMPLGVMRTQSFHVETITLEKGDTLLMYTDGVTEAMDHKNRLYHKDRLVKYLKSGPEEVEPLVKGLLSDVESFRNDSLQKDDMCVVCFRRKK is encoded by the coding sequence TTGCTCAGACCAATCCAGCATACCAGTTCTATTTCAGCAGAGTCGGGCACAGCGGTGGCGATTTTACAGATACTAAAAGGGAAAGTTCCCGAACAGATTATCGAGCTGAGCGGCGAACGGGTGATCATGGGACGGCATCCCAATTGTGAAATCGTCCTGGATAACGTCGCCGTCAGCCGCTACCACGCCCAGATTCTGGAAAGTCACGGCTTTTACTACCTGGAAGATCTGCACAGCCGCAACGGGACGCTGCTCAACGGGACCGTGATTGAAGGCCGCACCGAACTCCACGAAAACGACACCATCAGCATCTGTGATATCCAGATGCAGTTTCTGGTCGAATACGAACCCTCTCCCGAATTTCTGGACTCTGCCATCCAGCAGACGCTGGAAGTGAGTAATCAGTCGCTGCAGGAAAATCAGCAGCTGGCACTGGATGAGGAGCCTGCAGAAGGAGTCCTCGACGGTTCTTCAATCATCAGTCAGCTGGATCTGAATACCAGCAGTCAGCTGCGGATCAGCGTGAAGCCTGAAGTCAAACTGCACGCGGTGCTGGAAATCAGCCAGATCCTGAGCCGGGCACTGAAACTGGATGAAGTGCTGCCGCGGATCCTGGATGGTCTGTTCAAGATTTTTGCGCAGGCGGATCAGGGCTTTATCATGCTGCAGAGTCCGGAGCGAAAAAAACTGATTGTGAAAGCGACGAAGGCCCGCCGCCGCGAAGATGAGGACTCGATTCGTATCAGCACAACAATCGTCCGGCAGGCGATCATGAGTGGTTCCGCAATTCTGAGTGCAGACGCGGTCGAAGACGATCGCTTCAAAATGAGCGAAAGTATCACGTCACTCCGCATCCGCTCCATGATGTGTGTGCCGCTGATGTCGCAGGGCGGGGATGTCCTGGGTGTGATTCAGATTGCGACTCGCGATATCGGTCAGCAGTTCAATAAAGACGATCTGGATGTGATGGTGGCGATCGCACAGCAGGCGAGCCTGGCAGTCGAGAATGCGAAGTTGCATGAAGACCTGGTCAAGCAGCGGGATATCGAACGCGATCTGGAATTCGCACATCAGATCCAGTTGGGTCTGTTGCCGCATAATCGACCGAAATACAAAGAATACGAGTTTTATGATTATTACGAGTCGGCCCAGAGTGTGGGGGGCGACTATTTTGACTACATCGAACTGCCCGGCGGGAAGCTGGCAGTGACGCTGGGGGATGTCGCCGGCAAGGGGGTGCCTGCAGCGATTCTGATGGCCCGCCTGTATGCTTCGGCCCGTTACCATATTCTTTCGCGGAACACGGCAGACAAGGCCCTGGCCGAACTGAATGCTGAGATCGCATCCAGCGGGGTTGGTCTGCGGTTCATTACGTTCATACTGGCCGTGCTGGATCCAAAGAAGCACACGGTATCCATTGTGAATGCCGGGCATATGGCGCCCCTGTTACGCATCGCCGGGAAGGGGACCGTCAAACCGGTGGCTCAGGAAAAATCCGGCATGCCGCTGGGAGTGATGCGGACGCAGTCGTTTCATGTCGAGACGATCACGCTGGAAAAAGGGGACACGCTGCTGATGTATACGGACGGCGTTACCGAAGCGATGGATCACAAAAATCGGCTGTACCATAAGGACCGGCTGGTCAAGTACCTCAAGTCGGGACCGGAAGAAGTCGAGCCGCTGGTGAAAGGCCTGCTGTCAGATGTGGAGTCGTTCCGTAATGATTCACTGCAGAAAGACGACATGTGCGTTGTCTGCTTCCGCCGCAAAAAATAA
- a CDS encoding ATP-dependent DNA helicase, producing MRPALTTDVISILGKDGKIARRLDHYEERPEQLEMAEAVVRAIEEKHHLLVEAGTGVGKSFAYLVPAILETCRQNETRSGKDRKRLIVSTNTISLQEQLINRDIPFLNAVLPVEFSAVLVKGRSNYISLRRLKGTVERAGNTFSNEEELSQLDQIAQWARKTTDGSRSDLEFRPHPKIWDEIQSEHGNCLGKRCATYNECFYYRARRRVWNADVLVVNHALFFSDLAIRREGSSILPDYDTVILDEAHTIEAVAGDHLGLSITNSQFDYLFNKLYSDRTQKGLLMHHNLVDCQQHVMRLRFMVGDLFDHLLEWQSSQGLANRRIRQLPPIENTVTQEMKLLAAQISEYAFRLNSEEEKIELQAAAERCSALGDGLHSWLTQQADADSVYWVEASRGRTQRVKMVNAPVDVGPVLRDELFNQAETVILTSATLAVGDQDFSFTRSRLGLNQCEELKLGSPFDYREQVRLILPDPMPDPGEAPAEYERAVTEKLKQYIEQTDGHAFALFTSYKMMKNCADQITGWLQEHNLALYLQGEGLPRSLMLERFRNNPRGVLFGTDSFWQGIDVPGDALTNVIITKLPFSVPDHPLLEARVEAIRNRGGNPFMDYQIPEAIIKLKQGFGRLIRTASDQGQVVILDPRVRTKRYGQKFLESLPDCTLIIDRDD from the coding sequence ATGAGGCCCGCTTTGACTACTGATGTGATTTCCATTCTCGGCAAGGACGGCAAAATTGCCCGGCGGCTCGATCATTATGAAGAACGCCCCGAGCAGTTGGAGATGGCCGAAGCGGTTGTGCGGGCGATCGAAGAGAAGCATCACCTGCTGGTGGAGGCGGGGACCGGCGTGGGCAAGAGTTTTGCCTACCTGGTACCAGCGATCCTGGAAACGTGTCGGCAGAATGAGACCCGATCGGGCAAGGACCGCAAGCGCCTGATTGTCTCGACCAATACCATCAGTCTGCAGGAGCAGTTGATCAACCGGGATATTCCCTTTCTGAATGCGGTGCTGCCGGTGGAGTTCTCTGCCGTCCTGGTCAAGGGGCGTTCAAACTACATCAGCTTGCGGCGTCTGAAAGGGACCGTTGAACGGGCCGGAAACACGTTCTCCAATGAAGAGGAACTGAGCCAGCTGGATCAGATCGCGCAGTGGGCTCGCAAGACGACCGACGGGAGCCGCTCCGATCTGGAATTTCGTCCGCATCCCAAAATCTGGGACGAGATTCAAAGCGAACACGGAAACTGTCTGGGAAAACGCTGTGCCACTTATAATGAGTGTTTTTATTACCGGGCCCGCCGCCGCGTCTGGAATGCGGATGTGCTGGTCGTGAACCATGCTCTGTTTTTCTCCGATCTGGCAATCCGCCGGGAGGGGAGCAGTATCCTGCCCGATTACGATACGGTGATTCTGGACGAAGCCCACACGATCGAAGCGGTAGCGGGAGACCACCTGGGGCTCTCGATTACCAACAGCCAGTTCGATTATCTGTTCAACAAGCTGTATAGCGATCGGACTCAGAAGGGACTGTTGATGCATCACAACCTGGTGGACTGCCAGCAGCATGTGATGCGGCTGCGGTTCATGGTGGGGGATCTGTTCGATCATCTGCTGGAGTGGCAGTCCAGTCAGGGGCTGGCCAATCGGCGGATTCGCCAGCTGCCTCCTATCGAGAACACAGTGACGCAGGAAATGAAGCTGCTGGCCGCCCAGATATCGGAGTATGCATTCCGGTTAAACAGTGAAGAAGAAAAGATCGAACTGCAGGCAGCCGCCGAACGCTGTTCCGCGCTGGGGGATGGTCTGCACAGCTGGTTGACTCAGCAGGCGGATGCTGACTCGGTGTACTGGGTGGAAGCGTCACGGGGACGCACACAGCGGGTGAAAATGGTCAATGCACCGGTGGATGTGGGGCCGGTATTGCGGGATGAGTTATTCAACCAGGCGGAGACCGTGATTCTGACGAGTGCCACCCTGGCGGTGGGAGATCAGGATTTCAGCTTTACCCGCTCGCGGCTGGGGCTGAATCAGTGTGAGGAACTGAAGCTGGGAAGCCCCTTCGATTACCGGGAGCAGGTGCGACTGATTCTGCCCGATCCGATGCCCGACCCCGGTGAAGCGCCCGCGGAATATGAACGCGCAGTGACCGAAAAACTGAAACAGTATATCGAGCAGACCGACGGGCACGCGTTTGCGCTGTTTACCAGTTACAAGATGATGAAAAACTGTGCCGACCAGATTACGGGCTGGCTGCAGGAGCATAACCTGGCGCTGTATCTGCAGGGAGAAGGACTGCCCCGTTCGTTGATGCTGGAGCGGTTCCGTAATAATCCCCGTGGCGTGCTGTTTGGTACGGACAGTTTCTGGCAGGGGATCGATGTCCCCGGCGATGCGTTGACCAACGTCATCATTACCAAGCTGCCGTTCAGCGTTCCCGATCATCCGCTGCTGGAAGCCCGGGTGGAAGCGATTCGAAACCGGGGCGGGAATCCGTTTATGGATTATCAGATTCCGGAAGCGATTATCAAACTGAAGCAGGGCTTCGGTCGGCTGATTCGGACAGCCAGCGATCAGGGGCAGGTGGTGATTCTGGACCCACGGGTGCGAACCAAACGTTACGGTCAGAAATTCCTGGAGAGCCTGCCGGACTGCACATTGATCATTGACCGGGATGATTGA
- a CDS encoding PVC-type heme-binding CxxCH protein produces MINSAAPNLQRLIVCFACLLTLLTGSTSWAQRDLTDIPPPDPELERKSFKVAEGFEVNLYAADPQIAKPIQMNFDPQGRLWIASSEIYPHIKPGETANDKILIVEDKDGDGVADKTTVFADGLLIPTAVMPGDGGAYVGNSTELLHLKDTDGDGKADVRKTELAGFGTEDTHHILHTLRWGPGGHLYFNQSIYIHSHIETPYGVRRLNGGGIWKYRPAAMDLEVVMRGMVNSWGHHFDRWGQSFCTDGAYGEGINYTFPGAAFVTAVGMDRILKGLNPGSPKHCGLEILSGRHLPEDWQGNMITNDFRGHRVCRFVVTENESGYVSREQVELIKTDHVAFRPIDVKMGPDGAIYIADWYNPIIQHGEVDFRDPRRDHTHGRIWRVTYKGKPTLPRPNLVGATNQELLDYLKAPEEWTRQNAKNVLRERGREKVEGDLKTWLKNLDPQDSQYEHNRLEGLWVAECIASPQPELLKECLQAKDGRARAAAVRVAREWRDKLPETYALVAPLANDKHPRVRLEAVRALSAYDQPTVLTDAYQALDHPVDEFLDYALWLTTRETKAIWLPQVLAGKSDLQKDPRKLTFALTAINSPEVTPVITKLIQSGEMPDSQLQSSLNLMAKFGNANDLEQLFAQALNPKTKPAQQAAILRSLAQAYQTRKVRPAGYIDELQHLFGSKQLAVQQAAIDCAGLWKIESLQTPIRELAASDQTQVELRKASLFALARLGGNENRVMLLKLSETDPSIDLRIAAIAALAEVNVKQAAIQAVNLMSSVETPAQLSAVANIFLQRKGGAGILVNALKGKTISKDTAIQLSRLVQSSGRSNPNLDKAIAAAGGLSSSGAPQPVKLSPAEMAQLIQEVRTKGNPQRGEAIFRREDLSCLKCHSIGGAGGKVGPDIISLGGSSQPDYIVDSLLDPNKAVKENYNAVTVVTVQGKVHSGVLVRRTDTQLVLRDANDNLMNVPLDQIDEEVPAASLMPVGLLDKLTRQELVDLVRFLSELGKTDAYTVGKERVVRRWRVMKNTPAAMNAIRRTRHATAATENPAFVWEPAYSRVDGDLPVNHLDEIGRLHVSKRARGAAFLRCELEATTPGKAILKFNSIDGLKLWIGEKPVALQPETEVELSKGINQLTFALELLPERDVLRLEVKDAPDSPAQVQIVSGK; encoded by the coding sequence GTGATAAATTCAGCCGCTCCCAATTTGCAACGCCTCATTGTCTGTTTCGCCTGTCTGCTGACCCTGTTAACCGGTTCTACCAGCTGGGCACAACGGGATCTGACCGACATTCCGCCCCCCGATCCGGAACTGGAACGGAAGTCGTTCAAAGTCGCGGAAGGCTTCGAAGTGAATCTCTACGCCGCCGATCCACAGATTGCCAAACCGATTCAAATGAACTTCGATCCCCAGGGACGGCTCTGGATTGCTTCGTCTGAGATTTATCCCCACATCAAGCCAGGTGAAACCGCCAACGATAAAATTCTGATCGTCGAGGACAAAGATGGTGACGGCGTCGCCGACAAGACGACCGTCTTTGCGGATGGTCTCTTGATTCCGACCGCAGTCATGCCTGGCGACGGCGGTGCGTATGTGGGCAACAGCACCGAACTGCTGCATCTGAAAGATACCGACGGTGATGGCAAAGCGGACGTGCGAAAAACAGAGCTGGCCGGTTTCGGTACGGAAGACACGCACCATATTCTGCACACACTCCGCTGGGGACCGGGCGGGCATCTGTATTTCAATCAGTCGATTTACATTCACAGCCATATTGAAACCCCTTATGGAGTGCGTCGCCTGAATGGGGGCGGGATCTGGAAGTATCGTCCCGCCGCCATGGACCTGGAAGTGGTGATGCGGGGGATGGTCAACAGCTGGGGCCATCACTTCGATCGCTGGGGACAGTCGTTCTGTACCGACGGTGCCTACGGTGAAGGGATCAACTACACCTTCCCGGGAGCCGCATTTGTGACGGCGGTCGGCATGGATCGGATTCTGAAAGGTCTGAACCCGGGCAGTCCCAAGCACTGCGGTCTGGAAATTCTAAGTGGACGCCATCTGCCTGAGGACTGGCAGGGGAACATGATCACCAACGACTTCCGCGGGCATCGGGTCTGCCGATTTGTGGTAACCGAAAATGAATCAGGGTACGTTTCCCGGGAACAGGTGGAGCTGATCAAGACCGATCACGTTGCCTTCCGTCCGATTGACGTCAAGATGGGCCCCGATGGTGCAATCTACATTGCCGACTGGTACAACCCCATCATTCAGCATGGCGAAGTCGACTTCCGCGATCCCCGCCGCGATCATACGCATGGCCGGATCTGGCGAGTGACCTATAAAGGCAAGCCGACGCTGCCTCGTCCGAATCTGGTGGGCGCGACGAATCAGGAACTGCTGGACTATCTGAAAGCACCGGAAGAGTGGACCCGCCAGAATGCCAAGAATGTACTAAGAGAACGGGGCCGGGAGAAAGTCGAAGGCGATCTGAAAACCTGGTTGAAGAATCTGGATCCGCAGGATTCCCAGTATGAACACAATCGACTGGAAGGACTCTGGGTCGCTGAATGTATTGCCAGCCCGCAGCCGGAACTGCTCAAGGAATGCCTGCAGGCGAAAGATGGTCGGGCCCGGGCCGCCGCCGTTCGCGTCGCACGGGAATGGAGAGACAAACTGCCCGAGACCTACGCCCTGGTCGCACCATTGGCGAACGACAAGCATCCCCGAGTGCGGCTGGAAGCAGTGCGGGCGTTGTCGGCTTATGATCAGCCCACGGTGCTGACAGACGCTTATCAGGCGCTCGATCATCCGGTCGATGAATTTCTGGATTACGCGCTCTGGTTGACGACCCGTGAAACGAAAGCGATCTGGCTGCCCCAGGTGCTGGCAGGCAAGTCGGATCTGCAGAAAGATCCCCGCAAACTGACCTTTGCGCTGACGGCCATCAATTCACCTGAAGTCACTCCGGTGATCACGAAACTGATTCAAAGTGGAGAGATGCCGGACAGTCAGCTGCAGAGCAGTCTGAACCTGATGGCGAAGTTCGGGAATGCGAACGATCTCGAGCAGCTGTTTGCTCAGGCACTGAACCCCAAAACAAAACCGGCTCAACAAGCGGCGATTCTGCGATCACTGGCCCAGGCATACCAGACCCGGAAAGTACGACCAGCCGGTTACATTGATGAACTTCAGCATCTGTTTGGTTCAAAACAGCTGGCAGTGCAGCAGGCTGCCATCGACTGTGCCGGTCTGTGGAAGATCGAATCGCTGCAGACTCCCATTCGAGAACTGGCTGCCTCTGATCAGACTCAGGTCGAACTTCGCAAAGCGAGTCTGTTTGCCCTGGCCCGGTTGGGAGGCAATGAGAATCGGGTGATGTTGCTCAAGTTGAGCGAAACGGATCCTTCGATTGATCTGCGGATTGCAGCGATCGCAGCGCTGGCGGAAGTGAATGTGAAACAGGCTGCGATCCAGGCAGTGAATCTGATGTCCAGCGTAGAGACGCCGGCTCAACTGTCGGCAGTAGCGAATATCTTCCTGCAGCGGAAGGGGGGCGCGGGAATCCTGGTGAATGCCCTCAAGGGAAAAACGATCTCCAAGGATACCGCGATTCAGCTGAGTCGGCTGGTTCAGTCGTCCGGGCGTTCGAATCCGAACCTGGATAAAGCGATTGCCGCAGCAGGCGGGCTCTCCAGCAGTGGTGCACCGCAGCCGGTGAAACTCTCGCCTGCAGAAATGGCGCAGCTGATTCAGGAAGTCCGAACCAAGGGGAATCCCCAGCGGGGAGAAGCGATCTTCCGGCGCGAGGATCTGTCCTGTCTGAAATGTCACTCCATTGGAGGAGCCGGCGGTAAAGTGGGACCGGATATCATCAGTCTGGGAGGAAGTTCTCAGCCGGACTACATCGTCGATTCGCTGCTGGACCCGAACAAAGCGGTCAAGGAGAATTACAATGCGGTGACCGTCGTGACCGTGCAGGGCAAGGTGCACTCAGGTGTCCTGGTGCGGCGGACCGACACCCAACTGGTGCTGCGGGATGCGAATGACAACCTGATGAATGTCCCGCTGGATCAGATCGATGAAGAGGTACCAGCGGCCTCGCTGATGCCCGTTGGGCTGCTGGATAAGCTGACGCGACAGGAACTGGTCGACCTGGTTCGCTTCCTGTCGGAGTTGGGGAAAACCGATGCTTATACGGTCGGTAAAGAACGCGTGGTGCGTCGCTGGCGGGTGATGAAAAACACTCCGGCTGCGATGAATGCGATCCGCAGAACGCGACATGCGACCGCAGCCACGGAGAACCCGGCATTTGTCTGGGAGCCGGCTTACAGTCGCGTGGATGGAGACCTGCCCGTGAATCATCTGGATGAGATCGGCAGGTTGCACGTTTCGAAGCGGGCTCGGGGTGCGGCGTTCCTGCGTTGTGAACTGGAAGCGACCACTCCCGGCAAAGCGATCCTGAAGTTCAACTCGATTGATGGTTTGAAGCTGTGGATCGGCGAAAAACCGGTCGCGCTGCAGCCGGAAACAGAAGTGGAACTGAGCAAGGGCATCAATCAACTGACGTTCGCGCTGGAGCTCCTCCCTGAACGGGATGTGCTGCGACTGGAAGTGAAGGATGCCCCGGATTCTCCCGCACAGGTGCAGATTGTCAGCGGGAAGTGA
- a CDS encoding serine/threonine-protein kinase encodes MEKQYRQLLDNNCLEWRNQRQFSRCLGIGGQGVVYLSAREGADGFSIPVALKLFSPKRYADSEVYQTEMARLSQVAARVARVQENHLVAVQNFVKRNEIYIMEMEWVDGYDLRSLLTPATFKQIREQVTRRRWRTLNNNVFTRGVQQPRLKPGVAVAILRECLAALAALHRNEIIHCDMKPANIMLKRSGNAKIIDIGSAIDLNNLPENQACTPTYAAPEVLSGKRSTAQSDLASLGYILIEVITGFQPFANLKYAELVKAKQDILQQLPQWFPAEEFALSEPLMKLIHRLVHPDPAERFPSAEAAELGEDGAAEFHRLLVKSDLPSDYENELRLWIEEVETDYFEMNPPIADPGTTVFTTRAWDGDDDDQDFSLKT; translated from the coding sequence ATGGAGAAGCAGTACCGACAGTTACTCGATAATAATTGTCTGGAGTGGCGGAACCAGCGGCAGTTTTCGCGCTGCCTGGGGATTGGTGGACAGGGAGTGGTTTACCTGAGTGCGCGGGAAGGTGCAGACGGGTTCAGCATTCCTGTGGCACTCAAGCTGTTCTCTCCAAAACGGTATGCCGACAGTGAAGTCTATCAGACTGAAATGGCCCGACTGTCTCAGGTCGCTGCGCGGGTGGCACGCGTGCAGGAAAACCACCTGGTGGCAGTGCAGAATTTCGTCAAGCGGAACGAGATCTACATCATGGAAATGGAGTGGGTCGACGGCTACGACTTGCGGAGCCTGCTCACTCCCGCCACGTTTAAACAGATTCGCGAACAGGTGACCCGCCGCCGCTGGAGGACGCTGAATAACAACGTCTTTACCCGCGGGGTGCAGCAGCCCCGGCTCAAACCGGGAGTTGCGGTCGCGATCCTGCGTGAGTGTCTGGCCGCGCTGGCAGCGTTGCACCGCAATGAGATTATTCATTGCGATATGAAGCCCGCGAATATCATGCTCAAACGGAGTGGCAATGCCAAAATTATTGATATCGGTTCTGCCATCGATTTGAACAACCTGCCTGAGAACCAGGCCTGTACGCCGACCTATGCAGCTCCTGAAGTGCTTTCCGGAAAGCGGTCGACGGCCCAGTCCGATCTGGCCAGCCTGGGCTATATTCTGATCGAAGTCATCACCGGATTTCAGCCCTTTGCGAATCTCAAGTATGCTGAGCTGGTCAAAGCCAAGCAGGATATTCTGCAGCAACTGCCCCAGTGGTTTCCGGCGGAAGAATTTGCGTTGAGCGAACCGCTGATGAAACTGATTCACCGGCTCGTGCATCCCGACCCGGCAGAGCGTTTTCCCAGTGCGGAAGCGGCGGAACTGGGTGAAGATGGTGCCGCGGAATTTCACCGTCTGCTCGTGAAAAGCGATCTGCCCAGTGACTATGAAAACGAACTGCGATTATGGATTGAAGAGGTCGAGACCGATTACTTCGAAATGAATCCACCGATTGCAGATCCTGGCACAACGGTGTTCACTACCCGCGCCTGGGACGGGGATGATGACGATCAGGATTTTTCTCTGAAAACCTGA
- a CDS encoding SGNH/GDSL hydrolase family protein has product MKQRLIPGLLFCVCFLIQPAGAAPPPLKLKSGDRVIFLGNTMIERAQKFGRWEEVLLRSFPEAKLSFRNLGWSGDTVWADSRGIFDPPAVGYQRMIKQIEDLKPTVILLGYGGNEAFAGKQGLPAFENQLHKLLADLKPTAAKIVIVSPHRYENQGAPLPDPAAHNRDLKLYTDSLKRIADKGNYYFVDLYNQLIPEPAGPPGLKWTTNSIHLTEAGYQKAAEIIAADLELQPITLSPEVDQKVRDLTFHKNRQYFYNWRPQNITYLLGFRKHEQGQNAKELPQFIPLIEKNEAEIHRLVSHQ; this is encoded by the coding sequence GTGAAACAGCGACTCATTCCCGGCCTGCTTTTCTGTGTCTGCTTTTTGATTCAACCAGCCGGCGCAGCCCCGCCCCCACTTAAATTGAAATCAGGTGATCGCGTGATCTTCCTGGGTAATACCATGATCGAACGGGCACAAAAGTTCGGTCGCTGGGAAGAGGTTTTATTACGCAGCTTTCCTGAAGCGAAGCTCTCGTTCCGGAATCTGGGCTGGAGTGGTGACACGGTCTGGGCAGATTCGCGCGGAATTTTCGATCCCCCGGCTGTCGGTTATCAGCGGATGATCAAGCAGATCGAAGACCTGAAGCCAACTGTGATCCTGCTGGGGTACGGCGGCAATGAAGCGTTCGCTGGTAAACAGGGACTCCCGGCTTTTGAGAACCAGCTGCACAAACTGCTGGCTGATCTGAAGCCGACCGCAGCGAAGATCGTGATTGTCTCGCCGCATCGCTATGAAAATCAGGGTGCACCACTGCCCGATCCCGCAGCCCATAACCGCGATCTGAAACTTTACACCGATTCGCTGAAGCGGATTGCCGACAAAGGCAATTATTACTTTGTCGATCTCTACAATCAGCTGATCCCCGAGCCCGCTGGACCACCCGGGCTGAAATGGACGACGAACAGTATTCATCTGACCGAAGCCGGCTACCAGAAAGCAGCCGAGATCATTGCCGCGGATCTGGAATTACAGCCGATCACACTTTCACCGGAAGTAGATCAGAAAGTGCGGGATTTAACCTTTCATAAGAACCGCCAGTATTTTTACAACTGGCGCCCGCAGAACATTACCTACCTGCTGGGCTTCCGCAAACATGAGCAGGGGCAGAACGCAAAAGAACTGCCGCAGTTCATTCCCCTGATTGAAAAGAACGAGGCGGAGATCCATCGCCTCGTCTCCCATCAGTAA
- a CDS encoding aldehyde dehydrogenase family protein, giving the protein MSTTTASELYPEVKAFLEEGTLKGVVGGKEVESAGGETFVTSDPGSGKQLAEVFSFQPGDVEMAVDVADAAFRKTGWPQLPQNERSALLHRLADAVEKHKPMIAQLEALDAGKIEAQAQGDVQNFVDTMRYFADLAQHVQRRSVLAVPNHEAWTVRQPYGACGFIFPWNFPFLLIGWGIAPALAAGNTVVIKPAEDTPMSAIYLARLAKEVGIPDGVINVVPGYGSVAGAALSGNPKLKRMSFTGSPEVGRLVAESCGANLVPVKLELGGKGAAVVFSDVDVPDTAQKLVNAITFHTGQVCCDATRWLIDENIYDHFVSECVDRLKKVQVGYQLNDKSQMGPVVNAKQHQRVLSYLEKGQAEGAECVLEGGAAEVPGYEGYYVKPALMAGSLDNVAAREEIFGPVAYLAPFKTEEQAIQMTNSTDYGLANSVWTSDLSRASRVAEAMCAGNSWINAHNVFAHGVPYAGINKSGMGGGVLSVETLFDYWRSLSVVRPL; this is encoded by the coding sequence ATGTCAACTACTACAGCCAGTGAACTGTATCCCGAAGTCAAAGCCTTTCTGGAAGAGGGGACTCTGAAAGGGGTTGTCGGAGGAAAGGAAGTCGAATCTGCCGGCGGGGAGACGTTTGTGACGTCCGATCCGGGGTCTGGCAAGCAGCTGGCGGAAGTCTTCAGCTTTCAGCCGGGCGACGTCGAAATGGCCGTGGATGTGGCTGACGCCGCGTTCCGCAAAACGGGCTGGCCCCAACTGCCTCAGAACGAACGCAGTGCTCTGCTGCATCGTCTGGCAGATGCCGTCGAAAAACACAAACCGATGATTGCCCAGCTCGAAGCGCTGGACGCCGGTAAGATCGAAGCCCAGGCACAGGGCGATGTGCAGAACTTCGTCGATACAATGCGGTACTTCGCTGACCTGGCCCAGCACGTGCAGCGGCGGTCGGTGCTGGCAGTTCCCAATCACGAAGCGTGGACCGTGCGTCAGCCTTATGGAGCCTGTGGATTTATTTTCCCGTGGAACTTTCCGTTCCTGTTGATCGGCTGGGGGATTGCTCCGGCTCTGGCGGCTGGCAATACGGTCGTGATCAAGCCGGCGGAAGACACGCCGATGTCGGCAATTTACCTGGCCCGCCTGGCGAAAGAGGTCGGCATTCCGGATGGCGTGATCAATGTCGTGCCTGGTTACGGGTCCGTCGCTGGTGCGGCGCTGTCGGGGAATCCGAAACTGAAGCGGATGTCGTTTACCGGTTCGCCTGAAGTCGGGCGTCTGGTCGCAGAATCATGCGGTGCCAACCTGGTACCTGTCAAACTGGAGCTGGGCGGTAAAGGGGCTGCGGTGGTCTTCAGCGACGTCGACGTTCCCGATACGGCTCAAAAGCTGGTGAATGCAATCACCTTCCATACCGGTCAGGTCTGCTGTGATGCGACCCGCTGGCTGATTGACGAAAACATTTACGATCACTTTGTGAGTGAATGTGTGGATCGTCTCAAGAAGGTCCAGGTCGGTTATCAGCTCAACGACAAGAGCCAGATGGGACCGGTGGTCAACGCCAAGCAGCATCAGCGGGTCCTCTCTTATCTCGAGAAGGGGCAGGCTGAAGGAGCGGAATGCGTGCTGGAAGGGGGCGCTGCTGAAGTACCCGGTTATGAAGGCTACTATGTGAAGCCGGCTTTGATGGCCGGTTCGCTGGATAACGTTGCCGCTCGCGAAGAGATCTTTGGGCCGGTCGCTTACCTGGCACCGTTCAAGACCGAAGAACAGGCGATCCAGATGACCAACTCGACAGACTACGGTCTGGCGAACAGTGTCTGGACCTCGGATCTGTCCCGGGCCTCCCGTGTGGCAGAAGCGATGTGTGCCGGCAACAGCTGGATCAACGCCCACAATGTCTTCGCGCATGGCGTACCCTACGCCGGGATCAACAAGAGCGGAATGGGGGGCGGCGTGCTCTCCGTAGAAACGCTGTTTGACTACTGGCGGAGCCTGTCGGTCGTCCGACCGCTGTAA